One region of Triticum aestivum cultivar Chinese Spring chromosome 6B, IWGSC CS RefSeq v2.1, whole genome shotgun sequence genomic DNA includes:
- the LOC123139445 gene encoding wall-associated receptor kinase 2, with the protein MAIALAMPLVLLLLLPVTQASAQEQQQQQPPWQVVRPGCRDKCGNITIPYPFGIGAGCFRDDGQGGFQLECNDSRSTPRLTVTGYGIRITGLSVATSEARAHLRATRRCYDSKGRLVSQSGATFVPLVGSHYLFSQARNRLVTLGCSSLGYFIDVLGYYVSGCMAVCRPQQFTSPGSCTGVACCQSAIPPAVDYYEPFLLDFTKEHRDRDIAFYSNKTTCRYVFLVETKWLSTRYTSDSEYLNWTKDFAVPVILDWAVRNVGNCSAARRNTTDYACQSTLSDCIDSEDGAGYRCNCSKGYEGNPYLQDGCRDIDECKHKQEQSCYGICTNTLGSHTCQCPPGTSGDAMTENGCRPKDNFTLALKVVTGVSIGVFLPFFMSFWLYLGLQKRRLIRTKQKFFELNGGLFLQQQIRNYSDTSKGGGGFKIFTKEELEKATSNFAAGRVLGHGGHGIVYKGVLEDKTVVAVKKSKMTEEVPTKEFAREMLILSQINHKNVVKLLGCCLEVQVPMLVYEFVSNGTLYHYIHGSRGLDSDTGFDTCLRIAAEAAEALAYMHSSASPPILHGDVKTANILLDDKLTAKVSDFGASKLAPTDEAQMATLVQGTCGYLDPEYLMTCRLTDKSDVYSFGVVLLELLTRKKALYFDGPEEDRSLVLCFMMAVKVGQHQDLLDSQVRDEMRIEALEEITHLVMRCLNMSGEERPTMKEVAERLEMLRRYHNHPWAQADANPEEEQSLLAMEPHNVNYKFTQDYVLDFEASSTYSYSL; encoded by the exons ATGGCGATCGCACTGGCCATGCCACTcgtgctgctgctactactgccaGTGACTCAAGCCTCGGctcaggagcagcagcagcagcagccgccgtgGCAGGTTGTGCGGCCAGGCTGCCGCGACAAGTGCGGCAACATCACCATCCCTTACCCCTTTGGCATCGGCGCCGGTTGCTTCCGCGACGACGGCCAAGGTGGCTTCCAGCTCGAGTGCAATGACTCCCGCTCAACACCGCGGCTCACCGTGACAGGCTATGGCATCCGGATCACCGGCCTGTCCGTCGCCACCAGTGAGGCCCGGGCCCACCTGAGGGCAACACGTCGATGCTACGACAGCAAGGGGCGTCTCGTCAGCCAGAGCGGCGCCACGTTCGTGCCACTTGTTGGCAGCCACTACCTCTTCTCCCAGGCCAGGAACCGGCTCGTCACGCTCGGCTGCTCCAGCCTCGGCTACTTCATCGACGTTCTTGGCTACTATGTCAGTGGCTGCATGGCCGTGTGCCGGCCACAGCAGTTCACCTCGCCGGGGTCCTGCACAGGCGTGGCATGCTGCCAGAGCGCGATACCCCCTGCTGTCGACTACTACGAGCCGTTCTTGCTTGACTTCACCAAGGAGCACCGAGACAGAGACATAGCCTTCTATAGCAACAAAACGACCTGCCGGTATGTGTTCCTGGTGGAGACCAAGTGGTTAAGTACAAGATACACCAGTGACAGCGAGTACCTCAACTGGACCAAAGACTTCGCCGTACCCGTCATCCTCGACTGGGCGGTCCGGAACGTCGGCAACTGCAGCGCCGCCAGGCGCAACACAACTGACTATGCGTGCCAGAGCACGCTCAGCGATTGTATCGACTCCGAAGATGGCGCTGGGTACCGGTGCAACTGCTCCAAGGGGTACGAGGGCAACCCCTATCTACAAGACGGATGCAGAG ACATCGATGAGTGTAAACACAAACAAGAGCAATCATGCTACGGCATCTGCACAAATACTTTGGGAAGCCACACTTGCCAATGTCCTCCGGGGACTAGTGGAGATGCTATGACGGAGAACGGTTGCCGGCCAAAGGACAATTTCACATTGGCCCTAAAAGTAGTAACAG GAGTGAGCATTGGAGTGTTCTTGCCATTTTTCATGTCCTTCTGGCTCTACTTAGGGCTCCAGAAAAGGAGACTTATCAGAACAAAGCAGAAGTTCTTCGAGCTAAATGGAGGCTTATTCCTGCAGCAGCAGATACGCAACTACAGTGACACCAGCAAAGGGGGTGGGGGGTTCAAGATCTTCACCAAGGAAGAGCTCGAGAAAGCGACCAGCAACTTCGCAGCCGGCCGTGTTCTTGGCCACGGAGGGCACGGTATTGTCTACAAGGGTGTCCTTGAGGACAAGACAGTGGTGGCGGTCAAGAAGTCAAAGATGACGGAAGAGGTCCCTACCAAGGAATTCGCGAGggagatgctcatcctctcccagATCAACCACAAGAATGTCGTCAAGCTGCTTGGATGCTGCCTCGAAGTACAAGTGCCAATGCTGGTCTACGAGTTCGTCTCAAATGGTACACTCTACCACTACATCCATGGTAGTAGGGGCCTTGACTCTGATACAGGCTTCGACACCTGCCTTCGGATAGCAGCAGAGGCAGCCGAGGCACTGGCATACATGCACTCTTCAGCCTCGCCACCGATTCTCCATGGAGACGTCAAGACGGCAAACATTCTGTTGGATGACAAGCTCACAGCAAAAGTCTCAGATTTCGGAGCATCGAAACTGGCACCCACTGATGAGGCCCAGATGGCAACATTGGTGCAGGGAACTTGCGGTTACCTTGACCCAGAATACCTAATGACATGCCGGCTGACTGATAAGAGTGATGTGTACagctttggtgttgtcctattggaGCTTCTGACAAGGAAAAAGGCACTGTACTTCGACGGGCCAGAGGAAGATAGAAGCCTTGTTTTATGCTTCATGATGGCAGTGAAGGTAGGCCAGCACCAAGACCTTCTGGACAGCCAAGTGAGGGACGAGATGAGAATCGAAGCGCTTGAAGAGATCACACACCTCGTTATGAGATGCTTGAACATGAGTGGAGAGGAGCGGCCAACGATGAAGGAGGTTGCAGAGAGGTTGGAGATGCTGAGGAGATACCACAACCACCCGTGGGCTCAAGCAGATGCCAATCCAGAGGAGGAACAAAGTTTGCTTGCTATGGAACCACATAATGTGAATTACAAGTTCACACAAGATTATGTCCTTGATTTTGAAGCAAGCAGTACATACAGCTATAGCTTGTAG